The following proteins are co-located in the Camelina sativa cultivar DH55 chromosome 12, Cs, whole genome shotgun sequence genome:
- the LOC104732812 gene encoding RING-H2 finger protein ATL46 has product MSWVRFTIEQKDGNFAYPPPFYKDPILSPPSPPPSSGNRISPAVLFVIVILAVLFFISGLLHLLVRFLIKHPSATASSSRSNRFPEISTSDALQRQLQQLFHLNDSGLDQAFIDALPVFHYKEIVGSGGGGAQEPFDCAVCLCEFSEKDKLRLLPTCSHAFHLNCIDTWLQSNSTCPLCRGTLFSPGFSMENPMFDFDDIREDEECVTENGSQKTMEIQEIVVEKGVLPVRLGKFKRLDNVGNGQDQDVVVAGGETSSSNLDARRCFSMGSYQYILGNSELKVPFANDRLPRVKPQDKDSEQTGNSSSASEENKKINSVAKGESFSVSKIWLWPKKDKFSSDAQRRLPSSSLNVDDLPKLPWMEDHKKLENDVR; this is encoded by the coding sequence ATGTCTTGGGTTCGATTCACGATTGAGCAAAAAGATGGCAACTTTGCGTATCCACCACCGTTTTACAAAGACCCAATTCTTTCTCCGCCGTCTCCGCCACCGTCGTCCGGTAACAGAATCAGTCCGGCGGTTCTCTTTGTAATTGTGATTCTAgctgtcttgttcttcatctctGGGCTTCTTCATTTGCTCGTTAGGTTTCTCATAAAGCATCCTTCTGCTACTGCTTCTTCTTCGAGGTCTAATAGATTCCCTGAGATCTCGACTAGTGATGCTCTTCAAAGACAGCTTCAACAGCTTTTTCACTTGAATGATTCTGGTCTTGATCAAGCTTTTATCGACGCTTTACCTGTTTTTCACTACAAAGAGATTGttggtagtggtggtggtggtgctcAAGAGCCATTCGATTGTGCGGTTTGTCTCTGTGAGTTCTCTGAGAAAGATAAGCTGAGATTGTTACCAACGTGTAGCCATGCGTTTCATTTGAACTGTATTGATACTTGGCTTCAGTCGAATTCTACTTGTCCTCTTTGCCGTGGCACTCTCTTTTCCCCTGGTTTCTCTATGGAGAACCCGATGTTTGATTTCGATGATATAAGGGAAGATGAAGAGTGTGTGACCGAGAATGGAAGCCAGAAAACTATGGAGATCCAAGAAATCGTTGTGGAGAAAGGAGTTTTACCGGTGAGATTGGGGAAGTTCAAGAGGCTTGACAATGTTGGTAATGGTCAGGATCaggatgttgttgttgctggagGAGAGACTAGTAGCAGTAACTTGGATGCAAGAAGATGTTTCTCAATGGGTTCGTATCAGTATATACTCGGTAACTCCGAGCTTAAAGTCCCGTTTGCCAACGATAGACTGCCGAGAGTGAAACCTCAGGACAAGGACTCTGAGCAGACAGGGAACTCATCATCAGCATCGGAAGAGAACAAAAAGATCAATAGTGTGGCTAAAGGAGAGAGCTTTTCGGTTTCTAAGATTTGGTTATGGCCTAAGAAAGACAAGTTCTCTTCGGATGCTCAAAGAAGGTTGCCTTCTTCATCACTTAACGTTGATGATCTTCCGAAACTTCCGTGGATGGAAGATCATAAGAAGCTCGAGAACGACGTAAGGTAG